The Anaerolineales bacterium genome includes a region encoding these proteins:
- a CDS encoding PH domain-containing protein produces the protein MAASYLESLLAQNEKVLRVARQHWTILLRAIVLEIAIILVLFVATTIAGAFFAPLFLAYLLILVPLVLLVLDVLRWWNLQYVVSNRRVIQVSGVFNKATIDSSLEKVNDVKMEQSFFGRVLDYGDIDILTASELAVNRFRRISQPIAFKTAMLNAKEQMGSDSS, from the coding sequence ATGGCAGCCAGCTACCTGGAGAGCCTGCTCGCGCAGAACGAGAAGGTCCTGCGCGTCGCCCGCCAGCATTGGACCATCCTGCTGCGCGCAATCGTGTTGGAGATCGCTATTATTCTGGTCCTGTTCGTGGCTACGACCATCGCCGGCGCGTTCTTTGCCCCGCTGTTCCTGGCCTACTTGCTGATCTTGGTCCCGCTGGTTCTACTGGTCCTCGATGTCCTGCGCTGGTGGAACCTGCAGTACGTCGTCAGCAACCGACGCGTAATCCAGGTCTCGGGTGTGTTCAACAAGGCGACCATCGATTCGTCGCTTGAGAAAGTGAACGACGTCAAGATGGAGCAGTCGTTCTTCGGCCGCGTACTGGACTACGGCGACATCGACATTCTGACCGCCAGTGAGCTGGCGGTGAACCGGTTCAGGCGCATCAGCCAGCCGATCGCCTTCAAGACGGCCATGTTGAATGCCAAGGAGCAGATGGGGTCCGACAGTAGCTAG